A window of Pantoea agglomerans contains these coding sequences:
- the ugpQ gene encoding glycerophosphodiester phosphodiesterase, which produces MSTHSWPYPHIVAHRGGGKLAPENTLAAIDVGAEWGHTMIEFDAKLSQDRQIFLLHDDTLDRTSNGWGVAGEQPWSKLVQLDAGSWFSKAFDGEPLALLSDVAARCRQHRMMANIEIKPTTGSEAETGRAIADAAKTLWQGMTAPLLSSFSYEALEAARQAQPDLPRGLLLDEWDEAWQAKTAALDCVSIHLNHKLLDAGRVAVLKVAGLHILVYTVNDADRARTLLKWGVDAICTDRIDIIGPDFR; this is translated from the coding sequence AATACCCTGGCAGCGATCGACGTCGGCGCGGAGTGGGGGCATACCATGATCGAATTCGACGCCAAGCTGTCGCAGGACAGGCAGATTTTCCTGCTGCACGACGACACGCTGGATCGCACCAGCAACGGCTGGGGCGTGGCGGGCGAACAGCCGTGGAGCAAGCTGGTGCAGCTCGATGCGGGCAGCTGGTTCAGTAAAGCTTTTGACGGCGAGCCGCTGGCGCTGCTCTCTGACGTGGCGGCGCGCTGTCGCCAGCACCGCATGATGGCCAATATCGAAATCAAACCCACCACCGGCAGCGAAGCGGAAACCGGCCGCGCTATCGCCGATGCGGCGAAAACGCTGTGGCAAGGCATGACCGCGCCGCTGCTGTCGTCGTTCTCTTATGAGGCGCTGGAGGCGGCGAGGCAGGCGCAGCCGGATCTGCCGCGTGGATTGCTGCTGGATGAATGGGATGAGGCCTGGCAGGCAAAAACCGCCGCGCTGGACTGCGTCTCGATTCACCTTAACCATAAGTTGCTCGATGCCGGGCGCGTCGCGGTGCTGAAGGTCGCCGGCCTGCATATTTTGGTCTACACCGTGAACGATGCGGATCGGGCGCGTACCCTGCTGAAATGGGGCGTTGACGCCATCTGCACCGATCGCATCGACATCATCGGCCCCGACTTCCGTTAG
- a CDS encoding DUF2756 domain-containing protein produces MKKWLIVFAALLPLSSMANMLNNTNQPNQPGYNPSQQRMQTQMQIRQQQQQSKLQQDQQQQTQQIQRKLQEQRSSAQQRVINTQPGQQQNAN; encoded by the coding sequence ATGAAAAAATGGTTAATCGTCTTTGCCGCGCTGCTGCCGCTCAGCAGCATGGCCAATATGCTGAACAACACAAATCAGCCTAATCAGCCGGGCTATAACCCAAGCCAGCAGCGTATGCAGACGCAGATGCAAATCCGGCAGCAGCAGCAGCAGAGCAAACTGCAGCAGGATCAGCAGCAGCAGACGCAGCAGATACAGCGCAAACTGCAGGAGCAGCGCAGCAGCGCCCAGCAGCGCGTAATCAACACGCAGCCGGGACAGCAGCAGAACGCTAACTAA
- the ggt gene encoding gamma-glutamyltransferase, which produces MMMRGNIRQLGWAVMMSLTVVSAADAAAPASASPVSYGVEDDTFHPVRAQNGMVASVDALATQVGVDILRQGGNAVDAAVAVGFALAVTHPQAGNLGGGGFMLLRTASGRATAIDFREMAPGRASRDMFLDKQGNADSKLSLTSHLASGTPGSVAGFALAAQKYGTLPLSTLLAPAIKLAREGYVVNDALADDLKTYGKEVLLSHPNSKAIFFKPDGTPWQKGDRLVQKNLAHSLQLIAQQGPDAFYKGAIADEIASEMAQHGGLIGKADLAAYRAVERKPVSGTYRGYEVFSMPPPSSGGIHIVQILNILENFDLAKMGFGSADAMQVIAEAEKYAYADRSEYLGDPDFVKVPWQALTSKAYAKSIAQQINIEKARPSSEIKPGKLEPYESNQTTHFSVVDKQGTAVAVTYTLNTNFGSGIVAGNSGILLNNEMDDFSAKPGTPNVYGLVGGEANAVQPAKRPLSSMSPTIVAKGGKTWLVTGSPGGSRIITTVLQMVVNSIDFGMNVAEATNAPRFHHQWLPDQLRVEKGFSPDTLRLLENKGQHVKVLPAMGSTQSIMIGPDGTLYGASDPRTPGDLSAGY; this is translated from the coding sequence ATGATGATGCGAGGAAATATACGCCAGCTTGGCTGGGCTGTGATGATGAGTTTAACGGTGGTCAGCGCCGCTGATGCGGCCGCGCCCGCCAGCGCGTCGCCCGTCTCTTATGGCGTTGAGGATGATACCTTTCATCCGGTCAGGGCGCAGAACGGCATGGTCGCCTCGGTTGATGCGCTGGCAACGCAGGTTGGCGTGGATATTTTGCGCCAGGGCGGTAACGCGGTTGACGCCGCTGTCGCCGTCGGCTTCGCGCTGGCGGTGACGCATCCGCAGGCGGGTAATCTCGGCGGCGGCGGCTTTATGCTGCTGCGCACCGCATCCGGCCGCGCCACCGCTATCGACTTCCGCGAAATGGCGCCGGGCCGCGCCTCGCGCGATATGTTCCTCGACAAACAGGGCAACGCCGACAGCAAGCTGTCGCTGACCTCGCATCTCGCCTCCGGCACGCCGGGCAGCGTGGCGGGCTTTGCGCTGGCCGCGCAAAAATATGGCACGCTGCCGCTCAGCACGCTGCTGGCGCCGGCGATCAAACTGGCGCGCGAAGGCTACGTCGTTAACGACGCGCTGGCGGACGATCTGAAAACCTACGGCAAGGAGGTACTGCTCTCTCACCCCAACAGCAAGGCGATTTTCTTTAAGCCTGACGGCACGCCGTGGCAGAAGGGCGATCGTCTGGTGCAGAAAAATCTCGCCCATAGCCTGCAGCTGATTGCGCAGCAGGGCCCGGACGCCTTCTATAAGGGCGCAATCGCCGATGAGATCGCCAGCGAGATGGCGCAGCACGGCGGTTTGATCGGCAAAGCGGATCTGGCGGCCTACCGTGCCGTCGAGCGTAAACCGGTCAGCGGCACCTATCGCGGCTACGAGGTCTTCTCGATGCCGCCCCCCTCATCGGGCGGCATTCATATTGTGCAGATCCTGAATATCCTGGAAAACTTCGATCTGGCGAAGATGGGCTTTGGCAGCGCCGACGCGATGCAGGTCATTGCCGAAGCGGAGAAGTATGCCTACGCCGACCGCTCCGAGTACCTCGGCGATCCCGATTTTGTGAAGGTGCCGTGGCAGGCGCTGACCAGCAAAGCCTATGCGAAGTCGATTGCGCAGCAGATCAATATCGAGAAAGCGCGCCCGTCTAGCGAGATTAAACCTGGCAAGCTGGAGCCCTATGAGAGCAACCAGACCACGCACTTCTCGGTGGTGGACAAGCAGGGCACGGCGGTCGCAGTGACCTATACCCTCAACACCAATTTCGGCAGCGGCATCGTGGCGGGCAACAGCGGTATCCTGCTGAACAATGAGATGGATGACTTCTCGGCCAAGCCGGGCACGCCAAACGTCTACGGCCTGGTAGGCGGCGAGGCCAATGCGGTGCAGCCCGCCAAGCGCCCGCTCTCGTCGATGTCGCCAACGATTGTGGCGAAAGGGGGCAAAACCTGGCTGGTGACCGGCAGTCCGGGCGGCAGCCGTATTATTACGACCGTGCTGCAAATGGTGGTAAACAGCATCGATTTCGGAATGAACGTTGCGGAAGCGACCAATGCGCCGCGCTTCCACCATCAGTGGCTGCCGGATCAGCTGCGCGTTGAGAAGGGGTTCAGCCCGGATACGCTGCGTTTGCTGGAGAATAAAGGGCAGCATGTGAAGGTGCTGCCGGCGATGGGCAGTACGCAGAGCATTATGATTGGGCCGGACGGCACGCTCTACGGCGCTTCGGACCCGCGTACCCCAGGGGATTTAAGCGCGGGGTACTAA
- a CDS encoding GNAT family N-acetyltransferase, producing MSEIVVRHVTPEDAAALMHIYSQPDTMANTLQLPLPSLQKWQQRLSNLSPTGHSLVACIEEKVVGQLTLEVIATARRRHCATLGMGVDYAYRNRGVGKALLGAAVDLCDNWLQVTRMELTVFTDNPAAIALYRHFGFEIEGTGRGFAMRQGEMVDAHYMARLK from the coding sequence ATGAGCGAGATTGTGGTGCGACACGTGACGCCTGAAGATGCCGCCGCCTTAATGCATATCTACAGCCAGCCGGACACCATGGCGAATACGCTACAGCTACCGCTACCTTCGCTGCAAAAATGGCAGCAGCGGCTAAGCAACCTCTCTCCCACGGGACATTCGCTGGTGGCCTGCATCGAAGAGAAGGTGGTCGGGCAGTTGACGCTGGAGGTGATCGCGACGGCGCGCCGCCGTCACTGCGCCACCCTGGGCATGGGCGTGGATTACGCATATCGCAATCGCGGCGTCGGCAAGGCGCTGCTCGGCGCGGCGGTCGATCTGTGCGATAACTGGCTGCAGGTTACGCGCATGGAGCTAACGGTATTCACCGACAATCCCGCCGCTATCGCGCTCTATCGCCATTTTGGCTTTGAGATCGAAGGCACGGGGAGAGGCTTCGCCATGCGGCAAGGCGAGATGGTCGACGCGCACTATATGGCGCGTCTGAAGTAA
- a CDS encoding pirin family protein, whose protein sequence is MIYLRKAEERGHATHGWLESWHTFSFAGYHDPNFMGFSALRVINEDIVAAGQGFGTHPHKDMEILTYVLSGTVEHQDSMGNKEQIPAGEFQIMSAGTGVRHSEYNASSSDPLHLYQIWIIPERTGIEPRYAQRRFPDVKGRQLVLTPDAREGSLKVYQDMTLSRWVFSAGEKDEVALETGRRVWIQVVKGEIRVNGETARASDAFAVWDEASLTIEASSDAEVLLFDLPPV, encoded by the coding sequence ATGATTTACTTACGCAAAGCAGAAGAACGCGGCCACGCGACTCACGGCTGGCTGGAAAGCTGGCACACTTTCTCTTTCGCTGGCTATCACGACCCCAACTTTATGGGCTTTTCAGCGCTGCGCGTGATTAACGAAGATATCGTCGCCGCCGGACAGGGCTTCGGCACCCATCCGCATAAAGATATGGAGATCCTGACCTATGTGCTCTCCGGCACCGTAGAGCATCAGGACAGCATGGGAAACAAAGAGCAGATCCCGGCGGGCGAATTTCAGATCATGAGCGCGGGCACCGGCGTGCGTCACTCAGAGTACAACGCCAGCAGCAGCGACCCGCTGCACCTTTATCAGATCTGGATTATTCCAGAGCGTACCGGCATCGAACCGCGTTACGCCCAGCGCCGCTTCCCGGATGTAAAAGGCCGCCAGCTGGTGCTGACGCCGGACGCGCGGGAAGGCTCGCTCAAGGTCTATCAGGATATGACGCTGTCGCGCTGGGTATTTAGCGCGGGTGAAAAAGATGAGGTCGCCCTTGAAACGGGCCGCCGCGTCTGGATTCAGGTGGTCAAAGGGGAGATCCGCGTTAACGGTGAAACCGCGCGCGCCAGCGACGCTTTCGCGGTCTGGGATGAGGCGAGCCTGACGATTGAAGCGAGCAGCGACGCCGAAGTGCTGTTGTTCGATCTGCCGCCGGTCTAA
- the gntR gene encoding gluconate operon transcriptional repressor GntR, with protein MKKKRPVLQDVADRVGVTKMTVSRYLRNPEQVSAPLRDKIAVALDELGYIPNRAPDMLSNATSRAIGVLLPSLTNQVFADVLRGIEAVTDEAGYQTLVAHFGYSPQKEELQLRSLLGWNIDGVILTERTHTPATLRMLEVAGIPVIEMMDSVSPCLDMAVGFDNVEAARQMTHAILRKGHRHTVYLGARLDERTLQKQQGYEKAMREAGLEPHSVMMEEASSFSAGGMLLCEAQRRYPQTDSLFCTNDDLAVGAMFECQRQGLKVPSQMAIAGFHGHDISQVVTPKLATVLTPRERMGREAAAMLLARIGGDVSVSAPLDIGFDISEGGSI; from the coding sequence ATGAAGAAAAAAAGACCGGTATTACAGGACGTTGCCGATCGTGTCGGCGTAACGAAAATGACCGTCAGCCGCTACCTGCGCAACCCTGAGCAGGTTTCCGCGCCGCTGCGCGACAAGATTGCCGTCGCGCTTGATGAGCTGGGCTACATACCCAACCGCGCGCCGGATATGCTCTCCAACGCCACCAGCCGCGCCATCGGCGTGCTGCTCCCCTCGCTGACTAACCAGGTATTCGCCGACGTTCTGCGCGGCATCGAAGCGGTAACCGATGAGGCGGGCTATCAGACGCTGGTGGCCCACTTCGGCTATAGCCCGCAAAAAGAGGAGCTGCAGCTGCGTTCGCTGCTGGGCTGGAATATCGACGGCGTGATTCTGACCGAGCGCACCCATACGCCCGCCACGCTGCGCATGCTGGAAGTGGCGGGGATCCCGGTAATTGAGATGATGGACAGCGTCTCCCCCTGCCTCGATATGGCGGTGGGGTTCGATAACGTCGAGGCGGCGCGGCAGATGACCCACGCCATTCTGCGCAAAGGGCATCGCCATACGGTTTACCTGGGCGCGCGCCTCGATGAGCGCACCCTGCAGAAACAGCAGGGCTACGAGAAAGCGATGCGCGAAGCGGGGCTGGAGCCGCACAGCGTGATGATGGAAGAGGCCTCCTCTTTTAGCGCCGGCGGCATGCTGCTGTGCGAGGCGCAGCGCCGCTATCCGCAAACCGACAGCCTGTTCTGCACCAACGACGACCTGGCGGTCGGCGCAATGTTCGAATGTCAGCGTCAGGGGCTGAAAGTGCCGTCGCAAATGGCGATTGCCGGATTTCACGGCCATGATATTAGTCAGGTGGTAACGCCAAAACTGGCGACCGTCCTGACGCCGCGAGAACGCATGGGACGTGAAGCGGCCGCCATGCTGCTGGCGCGAATCGGCGGCGACGTCAGCGTTTCCGCGCCGCTGGATATCGGTTTTGACATCAGCGAAGGCGGTAGCATCTGA
- the gntK gene encoding gluconokinase, protein MTTQSSSHHVFILMGVSGSGKSVVANQVSHQLNTAFLDGDFLHPRTNIMKMAEGHPLDDNDRQPWLQALNDAAFAMQRTQAISIIVCSALKKRYRDILRQGNDNLRFIYLKGDFDTIESRLKARKGHFFKPQMLVTQFATLEEPGADEPDVLTVDINHSVDDVVAATVAAIGKAINKG, encoded by the coding sequence ATGACTACTCAATCTTCGTCGCATCATGTGTTTATTTTGATGGGCGTCTCAGGCAGCGGTAAGTCCGTTGTCGCCAACCAGGTTTCTCATCAGCTCAACACCGCCTTTCTCGACGGTGATTTTCTCCATCCGCGCACCAATATCATGAAAATGGCGGAAGGCCATCCGCTGGACGATAACGATCGTCAGCCGTGGCTGCAGGCGCTTAACGACGCCGCGTTCGCCATGCAGCGTACCCAGGCGATCTCCATTATCGTCTGCTCAGCGCTGAAAAAGCGTTACCGCGACATTCTGCGCCAGGGCAACGACAACCTGCGCTTTATCTACCTCAAGGGCGATTTCGACACTATCGAGTCACGCCTGAAGGCGCGTAAGGGCCACTTCTTTAAACCGCAGATGCTGGTGACGCAGTTCGCGACGCTGGAAGAGCCGGGCGCAGACGAGCCGGACGTGCTGACGGTCGATATCAATCATTCAGTTGACGACGTTGTTGCGGCTACGGTTGCGGCTATCGGGAAAGCCATCAACAAGGGTTAG
- the gntU gene encoding gluconate transporter: MSTATLVLTAAGSVLLLLFLVMKARMHAFVALMLVSIGAGLFSGMPLDKIADTMQKGMGGTLGFLAIVVALGAMFGKILHETGAVDQIAIRMLKTFGESRAHYAMGIAGLICALPLFFEVAVVLLISIAFAVARRTQDNLVKLVIPLFAGVAASAAFLLPGPAPMLLASQMHADFGWMILLGLCAAIPGMLIAGPLFGSLIARRVTFSAPPEDHQPDVDPAKLPSFSFSLALILFPLMLVGLKTIGARFTEQGSSLYEWLEFIGHPFTAILIACLVAIYGLAYRQGMDKEKVMQVCGSALQPAGIILLVIGAGGVFKQVLVDSGVGPVLGHALTGAGLPVALACFILSGAVRVIQGSATVACLTTVGLVMPVIEPLHYSGAQLAALSVCIGGGSIIISHVNDAGFWLFGRFTGATEGETLKTWTLMETILGTVGAIVGMIAFQLLS, from the coding sequence ATGAGTACCGCAACGCTGGTGTTAACCGCAGCAGGCTCCGTCCTGCTGCTGCTTTTTTTGGTGATGAAAGCGCGTATGCACGCCTTTGTTGCCCTGATGCTGGTCTCAATTGGTGCTGGTCTCTTCTCCGGCATGCCGCTGGACAAGATTGCGGATACCATGCAGAAAGGCATGGGCGGCACTCTGGGGTTCCTCGCTATCGTCGTCGCGCTGGGCGCGATGTTCGGCAAAATTCTGCATGAGACAGGTGCGGTGGATCAGATTGCGATCCGCATGCTGAAAACCTTCGGCGAAAGCCGCGCGCACTACGCCATGGGCATCGCCGGCCTGATCTGCGCGCTGCCGCTCTTCTTTGAGGTAGCGGTGGTGCTGCTGATCAGCATCGCGTTTGCCGTGGCGCGCCGCACCCAGGATAACCTGGTGAAGCTGGTGATCCCGCTGTTTGCTGGCGTGGCGGCCTCAGCCGCCTTCCTGCTGCCCGGCCCGGCGCCGATGCTGCTCGCCTCGCAGATGCACGCCGACTTCGGCTGGATGATCCTGCTTGGCCTGTGCGCCGCTATTCCCGGCATGCTGATCGCCGGTCCGCTGTTCGGCTCGCTGATTGCGCGCCGCGTGACCTTTAGCGCGCCGCCGGAAGATCATCAGCCGGACGTCGACCCGGCGAAGCTGCCGTCGTTCAGCTTCAGCCTGGCGCTGATCCTGTTTCCGCTGATGCTGGTGGGGCTAAAGACCATCGGCGCGCGTTTTACCGAGCAGGGCTCTTCTCTCTATGAGTGGCTGGAGTTTATCGGCCATCCCTTTACGGCGATCCTGATCGCCTGTCTGGTGGCGATTTATGGCCTGGCTTACCGTCAGGGTATGGATAAAGAGAAGGTGATGCAGGTTTGCGGCAGTGCGCTGCAGCCCGCGGGCATTATTCTGCTGGTGATTGGCGCGGGCGGGGTGTTTAAGCAGGTGCTGGTGGATTCCGGCGTCGGCCCGGTACTCGGCCATGCGCTGACCGGCGCGGGGCTGCCTGTTGCGCTCGCCTGCTTTATCCTTTCCGGCGCGGTGCGCGTGATTCAGGGGTCTGCTACGGTCGCCTGCCTCACCACGGTCGGGCTGGTCATGCCGGTAATTGAACCGCTGCACTACAGCGGCGCGCAGCTGGCGGCGCTTTCTGTCTGTATCGGCGGTGGCTCTATTATTATCAGCCACGTTAACGATGCGGGCTTCTGGCTGTTTGGCCGCTTTACCGGCGCCACCGAAGGGGAAACCCTGAAGACCTGGACGCTGATGGAAACTATCCTCGGCACCGTCGGCGCCATTGTCGGCATGATCGCCTTTCAGCTGCTGTCGTAA
- a CDS encoding carbonic anhydrase yields MKNNQPAQPSRRAVLKKTLAVSALSVTGVGALALPTIAFAASLSKEARDAMTPDAVIEHFKQGNLRFRENRPAKHDYLAQKRNSLTGQYPAAVILSCIDSRAPAEIVLDAGIGETFNARVAGNISNRDILGSMEFACAISGAKVVLVMGHTRCGAVRGAIDNAELGNLTGLLDEIKPAIEKTVYGGERSGSNYAFVDAVARKNVELTIENIRNNSPVLKQLEEQKKIKIVGSMYHLSGGRVEFFEG; encoded by the coding sequence ATGAAAAATAACCAACCCGCTCAACCTTCTCGCCGCGCCGTTCTGAAAAAGACGCTGGCAGTCTCCGCTCTGTCGGTCACCGGCGTCGGCGCGCTGGCGCTGCCCACCATCGCTTTCGCGGCCTCTCTCAGCAAAGAAGCGCGCGATGCGATGACGCCAGATGCGGTTATTGAGCACTTTAAGCAGGGCAACCTGCGCTTTCGTGAAAACCGTCCGGCAAAGCATGACTACCTGGCGCAGAAGCGCAACAGCCTGACCGGTCAGTATCCGGCGGCGGTGATCCTGAGCTGCATCGACTCGCGCGCGCCGGCGGAGATTGTGCTGGACGCCGGGATCGGGGAAACCTTTAACGCGCGCGTCGCGGGCAACATCAGCAACCGCGACATACTGGGCAGCATGGAGTTCGCCTGCGCCATTTCCGGTGCGAAAGTGGTGCTGGTGATGGGACACACGCGCTGCGGCGCGGTGCGCGGCGCCATCGATAACGCCGAGCTGGGCAATCTGACCGGCCTGCTGGATGAGATTAAGCCAGCCATCGAGAAAACCGTCTACGGCGGCGAGCGTAGCGGCAGCAACTATGCGTTCGTCGATGCAGTGGCGCGGAAAAATGTCGAGCTGACCATTGAAAACATCCGCAACAACAGCCCGGTGCTGAAGCAGCTGGAAGAGCAGAAGAAAATCAAGATTGTCGGCAGCATGTACCACCTCTCCGGCGGCAGGGTTGAATTTTTCGAGGGATAA
- a CDS encoding YhgN family NAAT transporter yields the protein MTEMISATILLLLIMDPLGNLPIFMSVLKHLEPKRRRVVLIRELLIALVLMLLFLFAGERILTFLNLRTETVSISGGVILFLIAIRMIFPSEESSTSGLPAGEEPFLVPLAIPLVAGPSLLATLMLLSHQYPNQMGHLVGALLLAWGATVTILLLSGLFLRLLGDKGVNALERLMGLILIMLATQMFLDGIRVYLKL from the coding sequence ATGACTGAAATGATTTCTGCGACCATTTTACTGCTTCTTATTATGGATCCGCTGGGCAACCTGCCGATTTTTATGTCGGTGTTAAAACATCTGGAGCCAAAGCGTCGGCGCGTGGTACTGATCCGCGAGCTGCTGATTGCGCTGGTGCTGATGCTGCTGTTTCTCTTCGCGGGGGAGCGCATTCTGACTTTCCTAAACCTGCGCACCGAAACGGTGTCGATTTCCGGCGGCGTGATCCTGTTTCTTATCGCCATCCGCATGATTTTCCCGTCCGAGGAGAGCAGTACCAGCGGCTTACCGGCTGGCGAAGAGCCCTTCCTGGTGCCGCTGGCGATCCCGCTGGTCGCCGGCCCGTCGCTGCTGGCGACGCTGATGCTGCTGTCGCATCAGTATCCTAACCAGATGGGGCACCTGGTCGGGGCGCTGCTGCTCGCCTGGGGCGCCACGGTGACGATCCTGCTGCTTTCAGGGCTATTTTTACGGCTGCTGGGCGATAAAGGGGTCAACGCGCTGGAGCGTCTGATGGGGCTGATTTTGATTATGCTGGCGACGCAAATGTTCCTCGACGGCATTCGCGTCTACCTGAAATTATGA
- the asd gene encoding aspartate-semialdehyde dehydrogenase, translated as MKNVGFIGWRGMVGSVLMSRMSEERDFDVINPVFFSTSQLGQAAPTFGGKSTGALQDAFDIDALKALDIIITCQGGDYTSEVYPKLRASGWQGYWIDAASTLRMKDDAIIILDPVNHQVIRQGLDKGINTFVGGNCTVSLMLMSLGGLFAQDLVEWASVATYQAASGGGARHMRELLTQMGMLHNHVATSLQDPASAILDIERSVTELTRSGTLPTDNFGVPLAGSLIPWIDKQLDNGQSREEWKGQAETNKILGTQKTIPVDGLCVRVGALRCHSQAFTLKLKKDVPLAEIEQLLASHNEWVKVVPNDRELTMRELTPAAVTGTLTTPVGRLRKLNMGPEYLSAFTVGDQLLWGAAEPLRRMLRLLVD; from the coding sequence ATGAAGAATGTAGGTTTTATTGGTTGGCGCGGTATGGTCGGCTCCGTGCTGATGTCGCGCATGAGCGAAGAGCGTGATTTTGACGTTATCAATCCGGTCTTCTTCTCCACTTCGCAGCTGGGACAGGCTGCGCCGACGTTTGGCGGCAAGTCCACCGGTGCGCTGCAGGATGCTTTTGATATCGACGCGCTTAAGGCGCTGGATATTATTATCACCTGTCAGGGCGGCGATTATACCAGTGAAGTCTATCCGAAGCTGCGCGCAAGCGGCTGGCAGGGCTACTGGATTGACGCGGCCTCAACGCTGCGCATGAAAGATGACGCCATCATTATTCTCGACCCGGTGAACCATCAGGTGATTCGTCAGGGCCTTGATAAGGGCATTAATACCTTTGTCGGCGGCAACTGCACCGTTAGCCTGATGCTGATGTCGCTGGGCGGCCTGTTTGCTCAGGATCTGGTGGAGTGGGCCTCGGTTGCCACCTACCAGGCAGCATCCGGCGGCGGGGCGCGCCATATGCGTGAACTGCTGACCCAGATGGGCATGCTGCATAACCATGTCGCCACCTCGCTGCAGGATCCAGCGTCGGCCATTCTCGACATCGAGCGCAGCGTCACCGAGCTGACCCGCTCCGGCACGCTGCCGACCGATAACTTCGGCGTGCCGCTGGCCGGCAGCCTGATCCCCTGGATTGACAAGCAGCTCGACAACGGCCAGAGCCGCGAAGAGTGGAAAGGCCAGGCGGAAACCAACAAGATCCTCGGCACCCAGAAAACCATTCCGGTTGACGGCCTGTGCGTGCGCGTCGGCGCGCTGCGCTGCCACAGCCAGGCGTTTACCCTGAAGCTGAAAAAAGATGTGCCGCTGGCAGAAATTGAACAGCTGCTGGCATCGCACAATGAATGGGTGAAAGTGGTGCCCAACGACCGCGAGCTGACCATGCGTGAGCTGACGCCCGCAGCGGTCACCGGCACGCTGACCACGCCGGTCGGCCGTCTGCGCAAGCTCAATATGGGGCCGGAATATCTCTCCGCCTTTACCGTTGGCGATCAGCTGCTGTGGGGCGCCGCCGAGCCGCTGCGCCGCATGCTGCGACTGCTGGTCGACTAA